A single region of the Nitrosomonas sp. Is79A3 genome encodes:
- a CDS encoding transposase — protein MSSSEARRIHIEAWQTSGKSQAAYCREHGLNTKTFGNWVRKHRAGQVIRPPALVPVTIKPMPAPTSTLRLRGQGNHVLELPSTVSPHWLGELLKCL, from the coding sequence ATGTCATCATCAGAAGCGCGACGAATTCATATCGAAGCATGGCAAACCAGCGGTAAGTCTCAGGCGGCTTATTGCCGGGAACATGGTTTGAATACCAAGACGTTTGGCAATTGGGTTCGCAAGCATCGTGCCGGTCAGGTTATCCGGCCGCCTGCGTTGGTCCCGGTCACGATCAAACCGATGCCTGCACCGACGAGCACGCTACGTCTTCGCGGTCAAGGCAATCATGTGTTGGAGCTGCCATCGACGGTTTCGCCGCATTGGCTGGGGGAGTTGTTGAAGTGTCTTTGA
- a CDS encoding DUF262 domain-containing protein: MKATEAKLLDFLKKSPQFVIPIYQRTYSWTEKECRQLWEDVVRCGRNDHIPVHFIGSIVYVESGLSQVTHQAPLLVIDGQQRLTTVSLLLTALAEAVGETEPFEGFSQRKIRNYFLLNPEEIGERHFKLLLSQTDKDTLTALVGKHPQPDNHSLRVSENYAAFQKWIKSDVVNLPTLCKGLAKLVVVDIALNRDQDNPQLIFESMNSTGKELSQADLIRNFILMGLEPALQTRLYEQFWRPIEMDFGQEAYGTHFDGFMRHYLTVMSGEIPNTNAVYEAFKTHARETRAGAVSDDSHVEMLVSRIRDYSRYFCAMGLGKEIDHELSRAFHDLRELKVDVAYPFLLELYRDYATQYLSKSDFVSAVRWVEAYVFRRAVCAIPTNSMNKTFATFSKALKKDRYLESIAAHFMLLPSYRRFPSDDEYVRDIQTRDLYNFRSRSYWLRRFENHGRKEVVPVDEYTVEHILPQNENLNTAWQESLGAEWKRIQQTWLHTLGNLTLTGYNSEYSDRPFIVKRDMDGGFRQSPLKVNQGLGQVHVWDESAIIERAKRLAKLAVQVWESPKLDDAILAAYRPRAEPSSNYTIDDHPHLITPAMLSLFEAFRSKPPIHPH, from the coding sequence ATGAAAGCCACCGAAGCCAAACTCCTTGATTTCTTAAAGAAGTCACCGCAATTCGTCATTCCCATCTACCAACGCACATATTCGTGGACCGAGAAAGAGTGTCGACAACTGTGGGAAGATGTTGTCCGCTGTGGAAGAAACGATCATATTCCCGTTCATTTCATTGGGTCCATAGTCTATGTGGAGAGCGGGCTATCGCAGGTTACACATCAAGCGCCTTTGCTGGTCATTGATGGACAGCAACGCCTCACTACTGTATCGCTGTTGCTGACGGCGCTGGCCGAAGCGGTAGGTGAAACGGAACCGTTCGAAGGCTTCTCCCAACGAAAGATTCGTAACTATTTCCTGTTAAATCCAGAGGAAATTGGTGAAAGGCATTTCAAACTTTTGTTGTCACAAACCGACAAAGACACACTGACCGCGTTGGTAGGCAAGCACCCGCAGCCTGATAATCATTCTTTGCGCGTATCTGAGAATTATGCCGCTTTTCAGAAGTGGATCAAGAGCGACGTGGTGAATTTGCCGACTCTTTGCAAGGGATTGGCTAAGCTGGTGGTGGTTGATATTGCTCTGAACCGCGATCAGGATAATCCGCAGCTCATTTTTGAGAGCATGAACTCGACAGGAAAAGAGTTGAGCCAAGCTGACTTGATTCGCAATTTCATATTGATGGGGCTAGAGCCTGCGCTGCAAACGCGCCTCTATGAACAATTCTGGCGTCCTATAGAGATGGATTTCGGGCAAGAAGCTTACGGTACTCATTTTGATGGCTTCATGCGTCATTACTTGACGGTGATGTCGGGCGAAATTCCCAACACCAATGCCGTGTATGAAGCGTTTAAGACCCATGCCCGAGAGACAAGGGCCGGGGCTGTGAGTGATGACAGTCATGTAGAAATGCTGGTCAGTAGAATCCGAGACTATTCGCGCTATTTTTGCGCAATGGGTTTGGGCAAGGAGATCGACCACGAACTGAGTCGAGCGTTTCATGACCTGCGCGAATTGAAAGTCGATGTGGCTTATCCATTCCTACTGGAACTTTATCGCGACTACGCTACACAGTACCTGAGTAAGTCGGATTTTGTGAGCGCGGTGCGTTGGGTTGAAGCCTATGTGTTTCGCCGTGCAGTTTGTGCCATACCCACTAATTCGATGAACAAAACTTTTGCTACCTTTAGCAAGGCACTAAAGAAAGACCGTTATCTGGAGAGTATCGCCGCCCACTTTATGCTACTTCCTTCATACCGACGTTTTCCAAGTGACGATGAATATGTACGCGATATTCAGACTCGTGATCTCTACAATTTCCGCAGTCGCAGTTATTGGCTGCGTCGATTCGAGAACCACGGGCGCAAGGAAGTGGTGCCAGTGGATGAATACACCGTGGAGCACATCCTACCGCAAAATGAAAACCTGAATACTGCGTGGCAAGAATCTCTGGGAGCCGAATGGAAACGTATCCAGCAAACCTGGTTACACACCTTGGGCAATCTGACACTCACTGGTTACAATTCGGAATACAGTGACCGACCATTTATTGTAAAACGCGACATGGATGGAGGCTTCAGGCAGAGCCCTCTCAAGGTAAATCAAGGGCTCGGTCAGGTTCATGTTTGGGACGAAAGTGCGATCATTGAGAGAGCTAAGCGCCTCGCCAAACTCGCCGTGCAAGTTTGGGAATCACCGAAGTTAGACGACGCTATTTTGGCAGCTTATCGCCCCAGGGCTGAGCCTTCCTCAAACTATACGATAGACGATCATCCACACCTGATTACACCGGCAATGCTCTCTCTGTTCGAGGCGTTTCGCAGTAAGCCTCCAATCCATCCACATTAA
- a CDS encoding type I restriction endonuclease subunit R, with amino-acid sequence MNPNLKGQGIREAFNTEDYQILLVANKFQTGFDQPLLCGMYVDKRLAGITAVQTLSRLNRAHQGKDTTYVVDFVNDPEEILAAFLTYYETAELANVTDPHLVYDLRMKLDAAGFYDEFEVNRVVEVEFNPKSKQSDLAGALEPVVARILHRYKAAQEKLKAANAKEDSKAAEDAKNEMNALILFKHDMGAFQRMYAFLSQIFDYGNTAIEKRFIFYKRLIPLLEFGREREGLDLSKVMLTHHNLKAEGKRTLALVDGEYPKLTPMEGAGTGQVQEKETAYLAEIIAKVNDLFEGELSDDDQLIYVNNVIKGKLLESKTLVQQAANNTKQQFANSPDLSNELMNAIMDALAAHSTMSKQALESEKVRSGLRDILLGPAQLYEALRERSEGHP; translated from the coding sequence ATGAACCCGAACCTAAAAGGGCAGGGTATCCGTGAGGCTTTCAATACAGAAGACTATCAAATCCTGCTGGTTGCCAACAAGTTTCAAACCGGATTTGATCAACCTCTGTTGTGCGGTATGTATGTCGATAAACGGCTGGCAGGTATTACGGCGGTGCAAACGCTGTCCCGCCTCAATCGAGCCCATCAGGGCAAAGATACCACCTATGTGGTGGACTTCGTGAATGACCCCGAAGAAATTCTGGCTGCCTTTCTTACCTATTACGAAACCGCAGAATTAGCCAACGTCACCGACCCGCACCTGGTTTATGATTTACGCATGAAGCTGGACGCGGCGGGTTTTTATGATGAGTTTGAAGTCAACCGTGTGGTTGAGGTGGAGTTTAACCCGAAGTCCAAGCAAAGCGATCTGGCCGGAGCATTAGAGCCAGTCGTCGCACGGATTTTGCATCGTTATAAAGCGGCTCAGGAAAAGCTGAAAGCTGCCAATGCCAAGGAAGATAGCAAAGCAGCCGAAGATGCTAAGAACGAAATGAACGCGCTTATCCTGTTCAAGCATGATATGGGCGCATTCCAACGTATGTATGCGTTCCTTTCCCAGATATTTGACTATGGCAACACTGCCATTGAGAAACGTTTTATCTTCTACAAAAGATTGATCCCGCTGCTGGAATTCGGACGGGAACGTGAAGGACTTGACCTCTCCAAGGTCATGCTGACGCACCATAACTTGAAAGCTGAGGGAAAGCGGACGTTAGCCTTGGTCGATGGCGAATATCCAAAACTGACACCAATGGAAGGTGCGGGTACCGGGCAAGTGCAGGAAAAGGAAACAGCTTATCTGGCGGAAATTATTGCCAAGGTGAACGATTTGTTTGAAGGTGAATTGTCCGATGACGATCAGCTCATTTATGTTAACAATGTCATCAAGGGTAAGTTGCTGGAATCGAAAACACTGGTTCAGCAAGCTGCCAACAACACCAAACAACAGTTTGCCAACTCGCCTGACCTATCCAACGAGTTGATGAATGCCATTATGGATGCCTTGGCTGCCCATAGCACCATGAGCAAACAAGCCCTGGAGTCAGAAAAAGTGCGGAGCGGGTTGCGGGATATTTTGCTCGGCCCGGCGCAACTTTATGAGGCGCTTAGGGAGCGATCGGAAGGACACCCATGA
- a CDS encoding DEAD/DEAH box helicase family protein, protein MSDLHKEINFEVEICDHLAINGWLTSQGDAANYDRTRALFPADVLAWVQDTQPKAWEALVKNHGAQAADVLLGRLRDSLNQRGTLDVLRHGIELLGLRQPLMLAQFKPALAMNPDILVKYTANRLRVVRQLRYSLHNENALDLGLFLNGIPVATAELKTNFTQSVEDAVDQYRFDREPRPKGQGSAEPLLSFPNGALVHFAVSNSEVHMTTRLEGSATRFLPFNRGDNGAAGNPPNEQGHRTAYLWEDIWARDSWLEILGRYLVAQKDEKKQIKKVLFPRFHQLDATRKLLAAVLQEGAGGKYLIQHSAGSGKTNSIAWSAHFLADLHNASHKKLFDTVLVVSDRTVLDDQLQEAIFDFERTAGVVATIKGEGASKSTELAAALSGGKKIVVCTIQTFPFALKAVQELAATQGKRFAVIADEAHSSQTGEAAAKLKAVLSAEELQELADGGEISTEDILVTQMESRAAESGITYVAFTATPKAKTLELFGRLPNPDLPAGADNLPAPFHVYSMRQAIEEGFILDVLQNYTPYKLAFKLAHDGKELDDKEVERNEALKGIMRWVRLHPYNISQKVQVVVEHFRENVAPLLNGKAKAMVVVGSRIEAVRWRLAIDAYIIKPKAIKSARWWRFPVRSTIANQAMSRSAKPARP, encoded by the coding sequence ATGAGCGATTTACATAAGGAAATCAATTTCGAGGTTGAAATCTGTGATCATCTGGCCATTAACGGCTGGCTGACTTCGCAAGGCGATGCGGCAAACTATGACCGCACACGGGCGTTATTTCCGGCGGATGTGCTGGCTTGGGTGCAGGATACCCAACCGAAGGCGTGGGAAGCACTGGTGAAGAACCACGGCGCACAGGCGGCGGATGTGTTACTGGGGCGGCTGCGGGATTCACTTAACCAACGCGGTACGTTAGACGTTTTACGCCACGGAATTGAACTGCTTGGGCTTAGGCAACCGCTCATGCTTGCCCAATTCAAACCCGCCTTGGCTATGAATCCGGATATTCTCGTCAAATACACCGCTAATCGTCTGCGGGTTGTGCGGCAATTGCGTTATTCGCTGCACAATGAAAATGCGCTTGACCTTGGCCTATTTCTGAATGGCATTCCGGTTGCCACGGCAGAGTTAAAAACCAACTTCACCCAGTCAGTTGAAGATGCGGTTGACCAATACCGCTTTGACCGCGAACCGCGCCCGAAGGGGCAGGGAAGCGCGGAACCGTTATTGTCTTTCCCCAATGGGGCTTTAGTGCATTTCGCGGTGAGCAATAGCGAAGTGCATATGACCACGCGGCTGGAAGGTTCGGCAACGCGCTTTTTGCCGTTCAACCGGGGCGATAACGGGGCGGCGGGTAATCCACCCAACGAACAAGGGCATCGCACCGCTTATTTATGGGAAGACATCTGGGCGCGGGATAGCTGGCTGGAGATTTTGGGTCGCTATCTGGTGGCGCAAAAGGACGAGAAAAAACAGATTAAGAAAGTCCTCTTCCCGCGTTTTCATCAGTTGGACGCAACGCGCAAGCTGCTGGCGGCGGTGTTGCAGGAAGGTGCGGGCGGTAAATACTTGATCCAGCATTCGGCGGGTTCCGGCAAAACCAATTCAATTGCATGGTCGGCGCATTTTCTGGCCGATTTGCACAATGCCAGCCATAAAAAACTGTTTGATACCGTGTTGGTGGTTTCTGACCGCACTGTGCTGGATGACCAGTTACAGGAAGCGATTTTCGATTTTGAGCGCACGGCTGGCGTGGTCGCCACGATCAAAGGAGAGGGCGCTAGTAAAAGTACGGAATTGGCGGCGGCGCTGTCCGGTGGCAAGAAAATTGTGGTTTGCACCATCCAGACTTTCCCTTTCGCGCTTAAAGCTGTGCAGGAACTGGCCGCGACACAGGGCAAGCGCTTTGCTGTAATTGCTGATGAAGCGCATTCGTCGCAAACCGGAGAGGCGGCAGCTAAACTGAAAGCCGTGCTATCGGCGGAAGAATTGCAAGAGCTGGCCGACGGCGGGGAAATCAGCACTGAAGACATACTGGTCACGCAAATGGAAAGCAGGGCGGCGGAAAGTGGTATTACCTATGTGGCCTTTACCGCTACACCCAAAGCCAAAACCCTTGAACTGTTTGGACGATTGCCCAATCCTGATTTGCCAGCCGGTGCGGACAATCTACCTGCGCCGTTTCATGTCTATTCGATGCGGCAAGCGATTGAAGAAGGCTTCATCCTCGATGTGCTGCAAAACTATACCCCTTATAAATTAGCGTTCAAACTCGCGCATGATGGCAAAGAATTGGATGATAAAGAAGTCGAGCGTAACGAAGCCCTGAAAGGCATTATGCGCTGGGTCAGGCTGCATCCTTACAATATCAGCCAGAAAGTGCAAGTGGTGGTCGAACATTTCCGCGAAAATGTAGCCCCACTGCTGAACGGCAAAGCTAAGGCTATGGTGGTGGTCGGTAGCCGTATTGAAGCGGTGCGCTGGCGGCTGGCGATTGATGCCTACATTATAAAGCCCAAGGCTATAAAATCGGCACGCTGGTGGCGTTTTCCGGTGAGGTCAACGATAGCCAATCAGGCAATGAGCCGTTCAGCGAAACCAGCAAGACCATGA
- a CDS encoding putative toxin-antitoxin system toxin component, PIN family has product MSFVKRIVIDTSTLISTLLKPQSVPRQAFNYALATGTLCVSPATLAELESVLLRDKFDRYLDRESRLGFLQLYHAATALFPVTLDEEKILTPPCRDSRDNKFLALALHCSAQTVISSDEDLLILNPWHEITIVSPAQFLS; this is encoded by the coding sequence ATGAGCTTCGTTAAACGAATTGTCATTGATACCAGCACGTTGATCAGTACATTGTTAAAGCCGCAGTCAGTTCCCAGGCAAGCCTTCAATTATGCCTTGGCAACCGGAACGCTTTGTGTCTCGCCTGCTACGCTGGCTGAGTTGGAAAGCGTTTTGCTGCGCGATAAGTTTGATCGTTACCTTGACCGGGAAAGCCGCCTGGGTTTTTTGCAGCTTTATCATGCCGCAACCGCTCTATTTCCGGTCACTCTTGACGAAGAAAAAATCCTAACACCGCCATGCCGGGATTCTCGCGACAACAAGTTTTTAGCTTTGGCATTGCATTGTTCGGCACAGACTGTGATTTCAAGCGATGAGGATTTGCTTATCCTGAACCCTTGGCATGAAATTACAATTGTTAGTCCTGCCCAATTTTTGTCATGA
- a CDS encoding type II toxin-antitoxin system prevent-host-death family antitoxin: MRTMTSVEAQNRFGELLDTAQREPITITRRGRPVAFMVSCLDMEELMEIRKQRSKAVAAFESFFAETDKKLTPEADALTVEAVKQLVNELR; the protein is encoded by the coding sequence ATGCGTACTATGACCTCTGTTGAAGCCCAAAACCGTTTTGGCGAATTGCTGGATACAGCGCAACGCGAACCGATAACCATTACCCGCCGTGGACGTCCTGTGGCGTTTATGGTTTCCTGCCTGGATATGGAGGAACTCATGGAAATCCGTAAGCAGCGTTCCAAAGCGGTAGCGGCTTTCGAAAGTTTTTTCGCCGAAACCGATAAAAAATTAACACCGGAAGCAGATGCATTAACCGTTGAAGCTGTCAAGCAGTTGGTCAATGAGCTTCGTTAA
- a CDS encoding restriction endonuclease subunit S: protein MSFPRYKRYRDSGVEWLGDVPEHWDVRRLKEVCEVFPSNVDKKTYENETPVLLCNYTDVYYNEKITPHIDFMAATASADQIKKFTLRGGDTIITKDSETADDIAIAAYVPQDLPNVICGYHLSMIHPREATCGAFIKRLFDSIYVKSCCAVYANGLTRVGLGQYALDNLEMPFPPKTEQQTIAAFLDRETAKIDALIAEQQRLIELLKEKRQAVISHAVTKGLNPNVPMKDSGIDWLGEVPNHWEVRPIKFVIGKIDSGTSVNAIDEPAQNHEIGVLKTSCVYSGIFDPAENKTVIEQEIDRVTCPLKADTLIVSRMNTPDLVGATGLVTAAPINIYLPDRLWQVSFSDTCTAFIYFWTQTPVYRAYIKSVCAGTSSSMQNLSQDQFRSFILALPTFDEQFRIAEFLQNETAKLDTLTTEAKTAITLLQERRTALISAAVTGKIDVRGLVSAKTEVKAETVPC from the coding sequence ATGAGTTTCCCGCGTTACAAACGCTATAGGGACAGTGGTGTGGAATGGCTAGGTGACGTGCCAGAGCATTGGGATGTAAGGCGATTAAAGGAAGTCTGTGAAGTATTTCCGAGCAATGTTGATAAAAAAACTTACGAGAACGAAACGCCAGTCCTTCTCTGCAATTACACCGACGTGTATTACAACGAGAAAATAACGCCGCATATCGATTTTATGGCGGCAACCGCGTCAGCGGATCAGATCAAGAAATTCACCCTGCGAGGGGGTGATACGATCATCACGAAGGATTCGGAAACCGCCGATGACATTGCAATTGCCGCCTACGTTCCACAGGATTTGCCTAATGTCATTTGTGGCTACCACTTGTCAATGATTCATCCTCGTGAAGCAACTTGTGGCGCATTCATTAAGCGGCTTTTTGACTCAATATATGTGAAGTCGTGCTGCGCTGTATATGCGAATGGACTTACTCGCGTCGGCCTCGGTCAATACGCGCTGGATAATTTGGAAATGCCATTTCCTCCGAAGACAGAACAACAAACCATCGCCGCCTTCCTCGACCGCGAAACCGCCAAGATTGATGCGCTGATTGCCGAACAGCAACGGCTGATAGAACTACTCAAGGAAAAACGGCAAGCGGTCATTTCCCACGCCGTCACCAAAGGCCTAAACCCCAACGTACCGATGAAAGATTCCGGTATCGATTGGCTGGGCGAAGTGCCAAACCATTGGGAAGTTAGACCCATTAAATTTGTAATTGGCAAAATAGATTCTGGTACTAGCGTTAATGCTATCGATGAACCCGCGCAAAATCATGAAATTGGTGTTCTAAAAACAAGTTGTGTCTACTCAGGGATATTTGATCCTGCGGAGAACAAAACCGTAATTGAGCAAGAAATTGATCGTGTCACTTGTCCACTTAAAGCTGATACCCTGATTGTAAGCAGAATGAATACACCTGATTTGGTTGGCGCTACAGGATTAGTAACTGCTGCTCCTATAAATATTTATTTACCTGACCGACTCTGGCAAGTCAGTTTTTCTGATACTTGCACCGCATTCATTTATTTTTGGACGCAAACGCCGGTTTATAGGGCTTACATTAAATCCGTATGTGCTGGAACAAGCTCTAGTATGCAGAATTTGTCTCAGGACCAATTCCGATCTTTTATTTTGGCATTACCGACATTTGATGAACAATTTCGAATCGCCGAGTTTCTTCAGAATGAAACCGCCAAACTCGACACCCTAACCACGGAAGCCAAAACCGCCATTACCTTACTCCAAGAACGCCGCACCGCGCTAATTTCCGCCGCCGTGACCGGGAAAATTGACGTGCGTGGGTTGGTCTCAGCTAAAACGGAAGTAAAAGCGGAAACCGTGCCTTGTTAA
- a CDS encoding PIN domain-containing protein, translated as MNARLFADANVWIYAHLQRANDPRCQRAAEMVKVLPLIISNQVINEYYSVMLKNKASDAFIQVNIKNMLWHCDVFCLYLETLAAAFEIRERYRFSWWDSLIVASALETECEQLYTEDLQHGQIIEDRLRIVNPFLETTQT; from the coding sequence ATGAACGCTAGGCTATTTGCAGATGCCAATGTTTGGATATACGCCCATCTGCAACGGGCAAACGATCCGCGCTGCCAACGGGCTGCCGAGATGGTGAAGGTATTGCCGTTAATTATCAGCAATCAAGTAATTAACGAGTATTACAGTGTCATGCTCAAAAACAAGGCCAGCGATGCTTTTATTCAGGTCAATATCAAAAACATGCTTTGGCATTGTGATGTGTTTTGTCTATACCTGGAAACCTTGGCTGCCGCCTTTGAGATACGGGAGCGTTACCGCTTTTCATGGTGGGATAGCCTGATTGTGGCTTCTGCTTTAGAAACCGAATGCGAGCAGTTATATACCGAAGACCTGCAACACGGACAAATAATCGAAGACCGGTTGCGGATCGTCAATCCATTTTTAGAAACGACGCAAACATGA
- a CDS encoding class I SAM-dependent DNA methyltransferase — translation MKNSSASLLKSPTKPQGNHFTPREVIRLMVNLLFIEDDQVLAKAGVVRTIYDPTAGTGGMLSVAGEYLEEHNPEARLTMFGQELNPESYAICKADMLIKGQDVANIVFGNTFSEDGHPHKKFDYMLSNPPFGVEWKKVEKEVRKEYEQQGFNGRFGAGLPRVSDGSLLFLMHLISKMRPANDGGSRFGIVLNGSPLFTGGAGSGESEIRRYVLENDFVEAIIGLPTDMFYNTGISTYVWILSNRKLAHRKGTVQLIDASGFWQKMRKSLGSKRKELSDDHITEITRLFGQFIETSEGKKPISRIFKNSDFGYRTITVERPLKDENGKIILGEKGKLKGKPQPDSSLRDTENVPLNEDVEIYFKREVLPHAPDAWIDHDKTKVGYEIPFNRHFYVFEPPRELAAIDADLKQCTDRILTMIKGLTA, via the coding sequence TTGAAGAACTCATCCGCAAGTTTGCTGAAATCTCCAACGAAACCGCAGGGGAATCACTTCACCCCACGTGAAGTGATCCGCCTGATGGTCAATCTGCTGTTCATCGAAGATGATCAAGTGCTGGCAAAAGCGGGTGTCGTCCGCACCATTTACGATCCCACGGCAGGAACGGGCGGGATGCTGTCGGTCGCGGGTGAATATCTGGAAGAGCACAACCCCGAAGCCCGCCTCACCATGTTTGGGCAGGAGTTGAACCCGGAATCCTATGCCATTTGCAAAGCCGATATGCTGATAAAAGGGCAGGATGTCGCCAATATCGTGTTCGGCAATACCTTTTCAGAAGACGGCCACCCCCATAAGAAGTTTGACTATATGCTTTCCAATCCGCCCTTTGGTGTGGAATGGAAGAAGGTCGAAAAAGAGGTCCGTAAGGAATATGAGCAGCAAGGATTCAATGGCCGATTCGGGGCGGGCTTGCCGCGCGTGTCCGACGGTTCGCTGCTGTTTCTCATGCACCTGATCAGCAAAATGCGTCCAGCCAACGATGGCGGTAGCCGCTTTGGCATTGTCCTTAACGGTTCTCCGCTGTTCACGGGTGGGGCAGGTTCGGGTGAAAGCGAAATCCGACGCTATGTGCTGGAGAACGACTTTGTGGAAGCCATTATTGGCTTGCCGACCGATATGTTCTACAACACGGGCATTAGCACTTATGTCTGGATACTCAGCAATCGCAAGCTGGCGCATCGCAAAGGCACCGTGCAATTGATTGATGCGAGTGGCTTCTGGCAGAAAATGCGCAAAAGCCTTGGCTCAAAACGCAAAGAGCTATCGGATGACCATATTACCGAGATTACCCGCCTGTTCGGGCAATTCATCGAGACCAGCGAGGGCAAAAAGCCGATTTCCAGAATTTTCAAGAACAGTGATTTTGGTTATCGCACCATCACCGTTGAACGTCCGTTAAAAGACGAGAACGGCAAAATCATTCTCGGTGAAAAAGGCAAGCTAAAAGGCAAACCGCAACCAGATTCCAGTTTGCGTGACACTGAAAACGTGCCGCTCAATGAAGACGTGGAAATCTATTTCAAGCGCGAAGTGCTGCCCCATGCGCCGGATGCGTGGATAGACCATGACAAAACCAAAGTCGGCTATGAAATCCCGTTCAACCGGCATTTCTATGTGTTCGAGCCGCCGCGCGAACTGGCCGCGATTGATGCGGATTTGAAGCAATGCACGGATCGTATCCTGACCATGATTAAAGGGCTGACGGCGTGA
- a CDS encoding type I restriction-modification system subunit M N-terminal domain-containing protein produces MNHQSLSAFIWSVADLLRGDYKQSDYGKIILPFTVLRRLDCVLESTKAAVLAEHEEKKKLGLNADPFLLRKAKQSFYNISPLDMKKLMGDQDHIKENLFSYIQSFSEAVRDIFERFEFYAQIDKLSKSGLLYQVTEKFVNVDLHPDKVSNSQMGLVFEELIRKFAEISNETAGESLHPT; encoded by the coding sequence ATGAATCATCAATCTCTCTCAGCCTTCATTTGGTCGGTCGCCGATCTGTTGCGTGGCGATTACAAACAATCCGATTATGGCAAGATCATCCTGCCATTTACCGTGTTGCGCCGTTTGGATTGCGTTTTGGAATCTACCAAAGCCGCTGTGCTGGCTGAGCATGAAGAAAAGAAAAAACTCGGCTTAAACGCCGATCCCTTCCTGCTCCGTAAAGCCAAGCAAAGTTTCTATAACATTTCGCCCCTGGATATGAAGAAGCTGATGGGCGATCAAGACCATATCAAGGAAAATCTGTTCTCCTATATCCAAAGTTTTTCAGAAGCGGTACGGGATATATTCGAGCGTTTTGAGTTTTATGCCCAGATCGACAAGCTTTCTAAATCTGGGCTTCTGTATCAAGTTACTGAAAAGTTCGTCAATGTCGACTTGCACCCCGACAAAGTCAGTAACAGCCAAATGGGGCTGGTGTTTGAAGAACTCATCCGCAAGTTTGCTGAAATCTCCAACGAAACCGCAGGGGAATCACTTCACCCCACGTGA
- a CDS encoding HU family DNA-binding protein, with protein MNKTELIEAIATRSNTTKAQTTAMLNELLEVIQEAMASGSDVQLVGFGTFSVTERAGREGRNPATGVTMTIPAKKVVKFKPGKALSDAAASVKKTNAAKSAKPKQTEKKK; from the coding sequence ATGAACAAGACCGAATTGATTGAAGCCATTGCTACGCGCTCTAATACTACCAAAGCCCAAACAACCGCGATGCTGAACGAATTGCTTGAAGTTATTCAGGAAGCCATGGCTAGTGGCAGCGATGTTCAGCTTGTGGGATTTGGTACTTTCTCAGTAACAGAACGCGCAGGTCGTGAAGGCCGCAATCCAGCGACTGGTGTAACCATGACAATTCCTGCCAAAAAGGTCGTTAAATTCAAGCCAGGTAAAGCCCTTTCTGATGCTGCGGCTTCTGTTAAGAAAACCAATGCTGCCAAATCAGCAAAGCCTAAACAAACTGAAAAAAAGAAATAA